From a single Lolium rigidum isolate FL_2022 chromosome 7, APGP_CSIRO_Lrig_0.1, whole genome shotgun sequence genomic region:
- the LOC124669714 gene encoding uncharacterized protein LOC124669714, with protein MPMPASSPAMLVVAALCCVLLLCVDASVHDYTGERFAALGNAFVLNGGSEGVYASPAADSFIRFEKVAFKRTPESAAAAEEDGNRTTTITAVVSEAADRDAVGGSDVIATGVRALCCTPDMARRGACTEGSLVHRAPNGTAASSSWPKVLSASFLPGALETVFPDETVAVARTGMYSLRFVHCDASLDNLVTVVIALGMVEVTTWYLDLAEFSESGVRPAGTTFWAATAGAVRRTVSRVLVLLVAMGYGVVRPTFPGGGGAGARVAALGAAFFAASEALEVGDHVGAVSDHDHSRTRRLFLVLTVAALDAAFVCWIFAALSRTISRLKARRMAAKVEMYRRLATSLTIGVAVSLGWITFEVHFKSTDGYHSERWRVAWVIPAVWQLISFALLCAICLVWAPSHDSTRFACSDEYGDDDGEDGEDGARPVMIRAGPLSYVDNWACYVTQDAKIILRTDSGVYAKAGEEDKRV; from the exons ATGCCAATGCCAGCGTCTTCTCCAGCGATGCTCGTGGTGGCCGCCTTGTGCTGCGTCCTCCTCCTCTGCGTCGACGCGTCGGTGCACGACTACACCGGCGAGCGCTTCGCCGCCCTCGGCAACGCCTTCGTCCTCAACGGCGGCAGCGAGGGCGTCTACGCCTCCCCCGCCGCCGACTCCTTCATCCG ATTCGAGAAGGTCGCGTTCAAGAGGACGCCGGAGTCGGCGGCCGCGGCCGAGGAGGACGGCAACCGCACGACCACGATCACGGCGGTCGTCTCCGAGGCCGCGGACCGCGACGCGGTCGGGGGCTCCGACGTCATCGCCACCGGCGTGCGCGCGCTCTGCTGCACGCCTGACATGGCGAGGCGCGGCGCGTGCACCGAGGGCTCCCTCGTGCACCGCGCGCCGAACGGCACCGCCGCTTCAAGCAGCTGGCCCAAGGTGCTCTCCGCCTCGTTCCTCCCGGGCGCCCTCGAgaccgtcttccccgacgagacaGTCGCCGTGGCGCGCACCGGCATGTACAGCCTCCGGTTCGTCCACTGCGACGCGTCCCTGGAC AACCTGGTCACGGTCGTCATCGCGCTGGGGATGGTGGAGGTGACCACCTGGTACTTGGACCTCGCGGAGTTCAGCGAGTCCGGcgtccggccggcggggacgacCTTCTGGGCGGCCACGGCGGGGGCGGTGCGCCGGACCGTGTCGCGCGTGCTGGTGCTCCTCGTCGCCATGGGGTACGGCGTGGTACGTCCAACGTTCCCCggaggtggcggcgccggcgcgagGGTTGCCGCACTCGGCGCGGCGTTCTTCGCGGCGTCCGAGGCCCTGGAGGTCGGCGACCACGTCGGCGCCGTAAGCGACCACGACCACTCGCGGACGAGGAGGCTCTTCCTGGTGCTCACCGTGGCCGCCCTCGACGCGGCGTTCGTCTGCTGGATCTTCGCCGCGCTGTCGCGAACCATCAGCAGGCTGAAGGCGAGGCGGATGGCGGCGAAGGTGGAGATGTACCGGAGGCTGGCGACCTCGCTGACGATCGGCGTGGCCGTGTCGCTGGGGTGGATCACGTTCGAGGTGCACTTCAAGTCGACGGACGGGTACCACAGCGAGCGGTGGCGCGTGGCGTGGGTCATCCCGGCGGTGTGGCAGCTCATCTCCTTCGCGCTCCTCTGCGCCATCTGCCTCGTATGGGCGCCGTCCCATGATTCTACGAG GTTCGCGTGCTCCGACGagtacggcgacgacgacggcgaggacggCGAGGATGGCGCAAGGCCGGTGATGATCAGGGCTGGGCCACTGTCGTACGTGGACAACTGGGCGTGCTACGTGACGCAGGACGCCAAGATCATCCTCAGGACCGACTCCGGCGTGTATGCCAAAGCCGGCGAGGAGGACAAGCGAGTTTAG